A portion of the Blastopirellula sediminis genome contains these proteins:
- a CDS encoding efflux RND transporter permease subunit, with translation MLNSIIRFSLQNRLLVIAFAVFLLIYGGWQAYHLPIDVFPNLNRPRVVVMTEAPGMAPEEVETLITFPLETVLNGATGVQAVRTQSGVGLSVVYVEFDWGTDIYNDRQIVAERLALATDQLPRNVKPQLMPISSIMGQIMIMGMYSEGGKTPPMELRTVADWVVRQRLLTIPGVSQVVVMGGERKQFQVLVNPNDMLRYGVTLHQVKQALAESNQNTAGGYLDEQGPNEYLVRALGRVTTVDELSRIVIAHREGQSIRLSQVARIVEGAQTKRGDSSAFARDEEGNFSGGPAVVLTVQKQPNADTRKVTEQVIAALEELKPSLPGDVRILPDLYQQKTFIDLAIQNVIEALRDGGILVVIILFLFLMNLRTTFITLTAIPLSIVITALVFAFFGLSINTMTLGGLAVAIGELVDDAIVDVENIFRRLRENRHSDHPKHPLLVVFQASCEIRNSIVYGTLIVVLVFVPLFALSGMEGRLFAPLGVAYIVSLVSSLFVSLTVTPVLSYWLLGNQKLSHDEKDGILLRVLKRVADVVMSFSLRLAGPILLIAGIVVAVAGWGMLQLESDFLPPFNEGAVQINVVLPPGTSLAKSNEISDRVEQRLQQIDDIAAFVRKTGRAELDEHAEGVNISEFVATINPDTTRSREEVIEEISEALADVPGIVTAVEQPLAHLISHMLSGVKAQIAIKLYGDDLDDLRRYAQRMQAAIATVPGVRDLQIEQQVNIPQLRIEADGHKLEQYGLRRMDVNEFVQTAMQGEIVSQVLDGQRTFDLLVKLDEPFREDRSAMNRLVLETPTGGAVKLEDVARIYESDGPNTINREQVRRRIIVQCNVSGRGLVDVVEDIKTRLEPIEASLPTGYFTEYSGQFESQQSASRMIAVLFAISMIGMFLVLYKMFHSVNLSLQVMIALPMAFIGSVAALYLTQQTLTVASMVGFISLCGIASRNGILLINHYLHLVKYEGETWSQEMIVRAGKDRLAPVLMTALTSGIGLVPLAMAAGEPGKEILYPVATVIIGGLITSTSLEFLVRPALFWTLGIGAARAVVESNERQVELVEEDEEGRLYEEQAS, from the coding sequence TCATGACCGAAGCGCCGGGGATGGCGCCGGAAGAAGTCGAAACGCTGATCACGTTTCCGCTGGAAACGGTCCTCAATGGTGCGACCGGCGTGCAAGCGGTACGCACGCAGTCGGGCGTCGGGCTGTCGGTCGTCTACGTCGAATTCGACTGGGGGACCGACATCTACAACGACCGGCAGATTGTCGCCGAGCGTCTCGCCCTGGCGACCGACCAATTGCCCCGCAACGTCAAGCCGCAGTTGATGCCGATTTCCTCGATCATGGGACAAATCATGATCATGGGGATGTACAGCGAGGGAGGGAAAACGCCGCCGATGGAGTTGCGAACGGTCGCCGACTGGGTCGTGCGGCAACGTTTGCTGACGATCCCCGGCGTTTCGCAAGTCGTGGTGATGGGGGGCGAACGGAAGCAGTTTCAGGTGTTGGTCAACCCGAACGACATGCTTCGCTACGGCGTGACGCTCCATCAGGTCAAGCAAGCGCTGGCCGAAAGTAATCAGAACACCGCTGGCGGTTATCTCGACGAACAGGGACCCAATGAGTACCTGGTTCGAGCGTTGGGACGCGTGACGACGGTCGACGAACTTTCCCGGATTGTGATCGCGCACCGTGAGGGGCAATCAATTCGGCTGTCGCAAGTGGCGCGAATTGTCGAAGGCGCCCAAACCAAGCGGGGCGACAGTTCCGCCTTCGCGCGTGACGAAGAAGGAAATTTCAGCGGCGGCCCGGCGGTCGTGCTGACGGTCCAGAAGCAGCCGAACGCCGATACGCGGAAGGTGACCGAGCAGGTCATCGCAGCGCTCGAAGAGTTGAAACCATCGCTTCCGGGGGACGTGCGGATCTTGCCTGATCTCTATCAGCAAAAGACGTTCATCGACTTGGCGATTCAGAACGTGATCGAGGCGCTCCGTGACGGAGGCATCTTGGTCGTGATTATTTTGTTCCTGTTTTTGATGAACCTGCGAACGACGTTCATCACGCTGACGGCGATCCCGCTTTCGATCGTGATTACGGCGCTGGTTTTTGCGTTTTTTGGGTTGTCGATCAATACGATGACGCTCGGGGGACTAGCGGTCGCAATCGGCGAATTGGTCGACGATGCGATCGTCGACGTCGAAAACATCTTTCGCCGACTGCGCGAAAACCGGCATAGCGATCATCCGAAGCACCCGCTGCTAGTCGTGTTTCAGGCGAGTTGCGAAATTCGGAACTCGATCGTCTACGGGACGCTGATCGTGGTGTTGGTCTTCGTTCCTCTCTTCGCACTGTCGGGGATGGAAGGGCGGCTGTTCGCTCCGCTGGGGGTCGCCTACATCGTGTCGCTGGTTTCTTCGCTGTTCGTCTCGCTGACGGTAACGCCGGTACTTAGCTACTGGTTGCTGGGAAACCAGAAGTTGTCGCACGACGAAAAAGATGGAATTCTGCTTCGCGTTTTGAAACGGGTCGCCGACGTGGTGATGAGTTTCAGTCTGCGTCTGGCCGGGCCAATTTTGTTGATTGCGGGGATCGTGGTCGCGGTCGCTGGTTGGGGAATGTTGCAACTGGAAAGCGACTTCCTGCCGCCGTTTAACGAAGGCGCCGTACAGATTAACGTCGTCTTGCCGCCGGGGACTTCGCTGGCGAAATCGAACGAAATCTCCGATCGCGTCGAACAGCGATTGCAGCAGATCGACGACATCGCCGCCTTCGTCCGGAAGACGGGACGCGCGGAACTCGATGAGCATGCCGAAGGGGTCAACATCAGCGAGTTCGTCGCGACGATAAATCCCGACACGACTCGTTCGCGGGAAGAGGTGATCGAAGAAATCAGCGAAGCGTTGGCCGACGTGCCGGGGATTGTGACTGCGGTCGAACAACCGCTGGCGCACTTGATTTCGCACATGCTCTCCGGGGTGAAAGCGCAAATCGCGATCAAGTTGTACGGAGATGATCTGGACGACTTGCGGCGCTACGCCCAACGAATGCAAGCGGCGATCGCGACGGTTCCCGGCGTCCGCGACTTGCAGATCGAGCAGCAAGTCAACATCCCGCAATTGCGGATCGAAGCGGATGGCCACAAGCTGGAACAGTACGGCCTTCGCCGGATGGACGTCAATGAGTTCGTCCAGACCGCAATGCAGGGGGAAATCGTTTCGCAGGTCTTGGATGGACAGCGGACGTTCGATCTGTTGGTGAAGTTGGACGAGCCGTTCCGGGAAGATCGGAGTGCGATGAACCGGCTGGTGTTAGAAACGCCGACCGGAGGCGCGGTGAAGCTGGAAGACGTTGCGCGGATCTACGAGTCGGATGGGCCGAACACGATTAATCGTGAGCAAGTTCGCCGCCGGATCATTGTGCAATGCAACGTGAGCGGTCGCGGGCTGGTCGACGTAGTCGAAGACATCAAGACGCGGCTGGAGCCGATCGAAGCGAGCCTACCGACGGGATACTTTACCGAGTACAGCGGCCAGTTCGAGAGTCAACAGTCGGCGTCGCGAATGATCGCAGTGCTTTTCGCGATCTCGATGATCGGCATGTTCCTGGTGCTTTATAAGATGTTCCATTCGGTCAATCTGTCGCTGCAGGTGATGATTGCGTTGCCGATGGCGTTTATCGGCTCGGTCGCCGCGCTCTACCTGACGCAGCAAACGTTGACGGTGGCCAGCATGGTCGGCTTCATTTCGTTGTGCGGCATCGCGTCACGCAACGGGATTCTGTTGATCAACCATTATCTGCACCTGGTGAAGTACGAAGGAGAAACCTGGTCGCAGGAGATGATTGTCCGCGCCGGCAAAGATCGGCTTGCGCCGGTGTTGATGACGGCCCTTACCTCCGGAATCGGCCTGGTGCCGCTCGCAATGGCGGCCGGCGAGCCAGGCAAAGAGATTTTGTACCCAGTGGCGACGGTGATCATCGGCGGTTTGATCACCAGCACCTCGCTGGAGTTTTTGGTACGGCCGGCGTTGTTCTGGACTTTAGGAATCGGCGCGGCGCGAGCTGTCGTCGAATCGAACGAGCGACAAGTGGAACTTGTGGAAGAAGACGAAGAGGGACGCCTGTACGAAGAGCAGGCGTCTTGA